The genomic stretch TCCCAGTCCAGCTTGACGCCTTCCAGGCCGAAGTCTCGCCCCTCCGGCAGAAGCACCGGCAGGCCGTCCCTCGACAGGGCCAGGTCGGAGAGGAGATAGAGGACCACAAGGTCCTCGGGGTGGCGAACTGGAGGGCTGTTTTCTGCCCCTACAGGTTCGACAGCCGATATTCGCACCGAGCCGTACTCCGCCCCTTTAGATCTGCCGAGATACACCGGAGCTTCCGTAAGCCACCGATGAACCATCTCAAGGTCATCTTTTTCGTCGGCCTGTAAGGTCCAGAGAAAGGAGGTTCCTTTAGGTATGGACTGATAGCCGAAAAGCTGGCCTTCCTGGCTTCTTCTGGAGCCTCTATCCACGGCGGTTTTCATCCTGTGCTCCATAGGTATCTCGACCACCTGCCCCTTCGTCGAGAGATAGCCGCTTCTCCATTGCTTGGGCTGTCTCCCTCCGGTGAGATGTTCGTCGGTGAGGGAGTTCCAGGGTCTGGCTCCCTTCCATTCCTCTCCTTTGACCTTATGGAAGCAAAGGGGGAAGGGAAAGGCAGGGAGTCCATCGGCTAGGGGATAGGCGTTTAGAAACCTGACCTTGCCGGAGAGGAAAAGCTCCGGGGAGAAATCTCCTCCATCTTTCATAGATGACGCCACCGCGGCCCCTAGGAATATAGAGCCTCTGAGATAATCCAGACCTCTGTGTCCTCCGATGGTGGCCGCGTCGGCGGTTATGGCCACGTCGGAAAGAAGATCCACTCTGTAGTGCCTTTTAAACACCGAGCTCACCTCCGTCTTTCGCCGTCCAGCGACAGCGACCTAACCCTCTGGTCCTGTGACCACCGATTCCTCTGACCACCGAGCAGGCCTTGATGAAGTCCTCAAGGCATACGTCGCTCCCTGTCATAGAGCTGACCGACGTGACCAAGGTGACCGGGACCGCCAGCTCTATGGTCCTCAAGGTGTAATCCTTCGCCAGTCCGTTTTCGTCCAGGCTGGTTGAGGCGAAGGAGGAGTAGAGAGACTGTCTCAAAAGGGCTCCCTCCGAGGAGGCGAGATACGACCGGTCGGGCTCGGGAAGCTGGGCATCGTTGAACCTGAGGGAGCCAGGGGCCGAGTCTCGTTCTTTCGTGGCGGGAGAGCCAAAGAGCTCCGCCGTTTTGCCGGAGCTCAACATCCCGGCGTCCTCGCAGACCTGAAATCCCTCTCGAAGGATCCCTTTTACCGTCCTGCCAGGCAGACAGGGAAGGCCCGTTACGTCTCTGTAGACCATGGCGTCCAGATCGGAGCCTCTGCCTATCCCCGATCCGGCGTGCCAGAAGCTGAGGATCTGAATCTCTATGAGGATCGATTTCATTAAAATCCCTCCTATCTCGATTTATCGATGGAGCAGAGGTCTATACCATCGTGAAGGGGACTGCGGTTATCTTCCGAGAAAAGGGAGTCCTTTCCGTCCCTGCCGGTTATAGCCTTAAGGGCTTCCAGTAGATTTTTGCAATGATCCCCTTTATCCTTGTGAACCTGGATTATCCGCTCAAAATCCCTACAGGCCCTGTCTTTCCCTACTGCGACTTTGGATAGTATCCCCCTTAAGGTGCCTCTTGGCATGGCGGAGACCGAGTCCTTCAGAGCTCTCAAGGAGGCCAGAGATGGAGAGAGCTGCCCCTTGGTCTTGCCTCCGGTGGTATAGGGCATCATGGTCATGACCACGTCGCCGAAGGTGAGTTCTCGCTCTATGATCCCGCTGAAGTCGTCGGCCATAGTGGTGGTGACCCTCCAGAAGGCCAAAGAAGAGCAGCTTCGGTTGGTTTTGTCCTTGGCATAGGAACAGAGGGACTCGCTCAGTTCGTAGGCTTGGGAGAAAGGGAAGTTGCTCTTTACGTAGGCGATTCCCGCACAGGCGGTCAACCCCTCCGATAGATCCGGAAGGTTCAGACCTCCCAGCTCTTTGGCGCTTTCCTCCTCGAAGGCACACAAGAAGCGATCGGCGAAATCCAGGCCATCTGCCCCTCTTAGGATGACGGTGACGTCGTCTCCGGCGCAGACTAAGGGGCGGAAAGGATAAAAGCGACCTCCCTTTTCGACGGTTTCCTCGACGAGAGGGGACAGGGCGATCTGAAGGGACCGCTCCGAGGCACTCTGGATAGCCGAGGAGAAATTCTTGTACACTTTGGCCACACTGTCGTCTTTCTCGCCGGAAAGCCCATCGAAAAGCTTTATCACCATAGCCCCTAGGCCGTTGCCGTCTATATGGACCACAGCCACGTCGCTTTTATCGCCTCTAACGATCTCCGCCATGTCCATAGGCAACTGAATCGTGTCGTCTTTTGCCCTGTCCGCTCCGAGGGCTTTTTCCGCCATAAAGGAATGGGCCAGGCCGGAGGACGCTCTGTCCCTTAGGACCATAGATAGGTCCGCAGGCTCTCTATCTCCACCTTGGGAAAAACTGCCTACCCCAGGGAGCCCAGATCTGGGACACCGCTCCGCAAGAGGGCCAGCCGGAGGCAGCGATGGAAAGGCCAGCCCTCGCCGGTTCATAAGCACCTTTTCCGCTTTTTTCATGGTCTCCGCCAGACCGTCCTCCACTGGAAGCAGAGTCTGGACGAAGTCCAGCCCCGATGCGTAGAGGGACAGGGCCATCGGGACTACCTTGAGAACCTCCTCACCGTCTCCCTCGTGAAAGAACAGGACCCTTACACCCCCTGCTGCTTTGGAGATAATGTCGTAGTCCTCGCCGGGCCTGAGGCCCAGCCCCTCGAACAACTTGCCGAAAAAGTTCACCGATAGGTCTTCGATTATTGCGCTACCGCCGACCATAAGCCGAAGCTTGTCGCCTTTAAGGATAAAATCCTGCAATCCCTTTGCGGCGAACACGTAATACCACATAAACCTTTCCTCCTTCCGTGGATAAAGGAAACCCGTTCCGCTGTTTAAAGCGTTGCAATCGTCTTTCATTATATGCCATGTGCCGCCCTGAATAAAGCAGGACGGCACATTAGAAAAGCTAGAACTCTCCGATTCCCCTGTACATCGCTTTTATGCCGGCGAGTTCGCTTCTGGCGAGCCGTCGGCTATCCTCGGAGGATTCAGGATCTCTAAGGACGTCAACACACCTACGAAAACGGTTCCAGGCGGAGGAGTCTCCGTCGATCCTCCCTCTGCCTATGTTAAACCCAAGGAAGGAAACCTCCTGTCTGGAGAGGTCGAAGATGCCGCTCTTGGCCCTGTTGATCTCGACCTCCAGCATGGCCAGCTCCCTCATGGCGGTTTTCCAGGCCCTTTCGGCCTCTTTTCTGTTAGGGCAGAGGATCATCCAGTCGTCTCCATACCGGATAACCGAAAAGCCTCTCTGGGCCATAGAGACATCGAAGTGATGGAGATACATGTTGGCTAAGGGAGGGGAAAAGCCCGTACCCTGAGGCAGGCCCTTAGTTCTGGTTATGAGCCTTCTGCCGTGAAGATAGGGCAGTCGAATGCCCCTGTTGAGCAGGCTCCTTACTCCGTCGTCTGGAACGTACCGTCTGAGAGACCTGGAGAGGATCGTCCAGCTCATAGAGTCAAAACACCCTCTGATATCCCCTCTCACAGCCCAGGTGTTGCCTTCCCTCAGGAGTGCCAGGGCCAGATCTATGGCCTCTCTCACGCCACAGCCCTGTCTGAAGGCAAAGCTGGAGTCCATAAATACCGGCTCCAGAAGGTAGTGAAGCACCTCGACCAAGCTATGAAATATCACTCTGTCTTTTATCGTAGGTATGCCTATCTGACGCCATTCGCCGGGGGTTTTCTTGGGGAGCCTGATGGAGAGAAGAGGCGATGGATCGTATCCACCGGAGATCAGCTCTCGGTGGAGGTTCCCAAGGTGTTCGCCCAGCCCTAGGGCAAAATCATCTAGTCTGACGCCGTCGACACCGGCGGAGCTACCTCCTTTTCTTCGGACGACCTCCCATGCCCGGATCAACTCGGGAACGGAGGTCACCACGTCAAAAAGCCTTCCCAAGACCGAACACCTCCTTTTCTTAGTTTTCCTAAATAATTATCTCCGGCCTCTCCCAGGGATCGGGGCAGGCTCCATAGTACATAGCCTTCGATACACAGGCTTCACAGAGCCTGTATATCCTTATGGAGTCGCCCTGCCCCTTATCCACATAGGGAGCCAGCTGCTTAACCATAGAGCCAAAGTCCCTGCGGTCCAATCGACACTCGAAGAGGCTGTACTGAACCCGATATCCGAAGGACTCCATTATGGAGGCCACTTTGGACCTCCTTTTGTCCGATACTATGTCGTAGCCGACCAGATAGAAGCTTTTCATCCCTATCACCCGAAGACCAGGGGCCTGTAGTCTTCGTCGTCTTTTAGGGCGCTGGCCCACCTTCTGGCCTGAAAGTCGGCGTGACGGCGGAAGGTGGTGGTTATTCCCGATCCTCTGTCGGTGACCTCCGTATTCAGCCTGTCCTCGACGGAGGAGATCAGTCGTCGCCGAGCGGAGGGGGTCATGGTGACTCCATCAGGCGATAGCTCAAACCAGTGAGGCTCCATGTCCCCTCTGTTGCAGAGGGAGATAACCGCCCTGTCGATCACCGCAGGCCGAAACTCCTCCATAAGGTCCAAAACTAGGGAGGATCTATTCCTAAAAGGAGGGTGAAGGTAGCCCACCAGAGGGTCTAGCCCTGCCCCTATAACGGCGTTATGGATAACCCCTACCAGCAGGGTGTAGCCAAAGGAGAGCATGGCGTTGACCGGATCCCTCGGGGGACGGCGGTTTCTTCCGTCGAGGGACCAAGGCGGACGAAGCAGCAAGGGCCACGATGCGAAGTAAATCGCCGCACCGTGGCCCTCTAAGCCCCTTAGGTAGTCCATGTCTTCCGCCATAGAGGCCATTCTAGACAGTCCTTTTAGGTCTGTGGACGCTTTGAGCAACGTGCCATCTATGTCTTTACCTCTATAGACCGACCTCTGGAGCAACAACCTCTGGCCTAGGAGCTTTCCGAGCACTATGCTTCTGGCCAGATTCAAACGACGAGCCTCGTCTCTCAATGTCTCGTACTGGGCCATCTTCACCTCCCAGCCTCTGGATCTGGCGGGGGTGACGCTTCCCATGTACCTTCCCCCAGGCTTAAGGTAGTGAACCGATATGCCCCTCTCGAGAAACTCCATCATGAGAGGGGTGGTTATCTTGGCCCAGGAGGAGACCACTACGGAGTCGACATCGGCCATAGGTATGACCTTTAGAATCGAGTCCCCTCGACACATCTCGAGGGCTCCTCCTCTCCGTCTCAGGACCAGCCCTGGACTCTCGAGGTAGACGGTAGCCATTATTTGACCTTGACCTTTTGGTTTTGAAATCCTCCGTCGTCAAAGACTCCCTCCAGGGCTGGTGAAACTCTGGAAGAGGTCTTTTTAGCCGTAAAGGTTTTATTTTGCTTACGGTTCTTCGCTTCGTTTATCCTCCTTTTTTCCTCTCTCTTTCTTTCCCTTTCTAACTTCTCCCACTTAAGTTCTTCTCTTCTCTTTCTGGCGTCGTACTCTTCAGGGGTCTCTTTTTTGTCGTAAACCCGCCCATCGGAAGCGACATAAGGTCCACGGTTATCCCTATGCTTTTTCCTCGATTTCGGTTTGGTGGAACCGGCTGTGTTTACCGGATCGCTAGCACAATGTACGCAAAAAGCGATAATCCCAATGATCAAGAAAATCCAAAACATAGAAACACCTCCAGCTTATTTATCTGTATCTGATGAGCCACAGGCTCTTGCTTTATATTTATCTTTTTGGAGACATAAACACTCCCCATGAAGGGGCCAGGATCACGCTGGCCCCTTCATGGGGAGTTTAGGTGTTATCGCTAAATACAGTGTCTAAGGCAGATGGTTTTATTCCCCTCCAGAGAGGCCTTCTGGACCGCCTGTCTGATGGTGAACCTCAGCTCTCTGAAATTGCCGGGGTAGTCCTTTTTTATCAGGTGATTTATGGCGTCCAGGGAGATCCGTTCCACCACACCACAGGGGTTGACCTCCTTATCCTGGAGCACCAGGCTGATCAGGAGTTTTCTGTCCGCCTGCCTCTCCCTTATGGAGGGAATCTCCACCACGTGGTCGAAACGATGAAGCAGGTCTCCACGGAAGCTGTCTTTGCCCGAGGCAACCCATTCCCTGAGGGGCCTGTTTGTGGCCGCCACCAGAATCACCGGAGCGGCGATAGGCTCGCCGTGATATCCCACAGGTCTGACGGTGCCGCTGTCCATGTAGGTCAGGAGCCTGGTCTGATGATCCGACCTCATGTCGCCAATCTCGTCCAGAAAGACGACTTTCCCTGCGTTGGCTAAAAAGAACCCCGGAACATCCTCCCCTCCCTTCATCCCGGTATAAGATCCCTCTACCGCCCCAAACAGCATGGAGTCCACCAGCTCCGACGGTATCGCTGAGATGTTCATCGATGCGAATCCGTCGGTCTGGCCGGGGAACAGAGCTTCGGCGATCCACCGGGCCAGAAGGCTTTTTCCCGTCCCGGTCTCACCTAGGAGCAGGATGGAGGGTAGCCTAGAGCCTGAAATTCCAAGGATATCGCCTAAGCTAGAGAGGGATTTTCGCTGCTCTGGATCATCTGCCACTTCAGATCTTGTTTTACTTAATCCCCCCAATTTTTTATCGTTCGCAAGGGACCTGAGAGACGATTTAAGGCTGTCCATAAGCCCTTGGGTTGCGGGGTCGGCACAGAGGCTGAAGAACCTCGGTCCATGGCCTTCCTCCACCTTGGCCTTCCAGTCTATAGCCTTGGTGAGGGATTCCTCTCCTTTTTCTCTGCGGACCTCTTTTCGATACAGGTCAACAAGGGTGGATTGAAACCTGGCAAGCTCGTCGAGGTCTTCGTCCTCTTCGTCGGTGAGCCCCAGGTGGGTCTGCCTGAAGATGCCCATCAGAGACAGTCCTCTGTTTCCGTGTAGTTTCTCGACGCTCTGGCCCCAGGTGGCCCCTTCAAGGATAGCTATCACCGGGAGTAAGGGGCTTTTTTTGCTCTCCTCAATGGCCTCCAATATGGCGTCGGGGGTCCCTATCGCCAGAGCCCCATCATCGATATTATCCACCACGGCGAAAATATTGCCGTTATCCTTCATCTCCTTGCGACGAGATGCGCTTTTGGAGCATCTGTTTTGACATTCGACGAGGAGTTTTTCTAGGGAATCCTGGGGTATT from Dethiosulfovibrio salsuginis encodes the following:
- a CDS encoding reverse transcriptase domain-containing protein, which encodes MGRLFDVVTSVPELIRAWEVVRRKGGSSAGVDGVRLDDFALGLGEHLGNLHRELISGGYDPSPLLSIRLPKKTPGEWRQIGIPTIKDRVIFHSLVEVLHYLLEPVFMDSSFAFRQGCGVREAIDLALALLREGNTWAVRGDIRGCFDSMSWTILSRSLRRYVPDDGVRSLLNRGIRLPYLHGRRLITRTKGLPQGTGFSPPLANMYLHHFDVSMAQRGFSVIRYGDDWMILCPNRKEAERAWKTAMRELAMLEVEINRAKSGIFDLSRQEVSFLGFNIGRGRIDGDSSAWNRFRRCVDVLRDPESSEDSRRLARSELAGIKAMYRGIGEF
- the cas2 gene encoding CRISPR-associated endonuclease Cas2, with the translated sequence MKSFYLVGYDIVSDKRRSKVASIMESFGYRVQYSLFECRLDRRDFGSMVKQLAPYVDKGQGDSIRIYRLCEACVSKAMYYGACPDPWERPEIII
- a CDS encoding RAMP superfamily CRISPR-associated protein, translating into MKSILIEIQILSFWHAGSGIGRGSDLDAMVYRDVTGLPCLPGRTVKGILREGFQVCEDAGMLSSGKTAELFGSPATKERDSAPGSLRFNDAQLPEPDRSYLASSEGALLRQSLYSSFASTSLDENGLAKDYTLRTIELAVPVTLVTSVSSMTGSDVCLEDFIKACSVVRGIGGHRTRGLGRCRWTAKDGGELGV
- the cas1 gene encoding CRISPR-associated endonuclease Cas1, with the translated sequence MATVYLESPGLVLRRRGGALEMCRGDSILKVIPMADVDSVVVSSWAKITTPLMMEFLERGISVHYLKPGGRYMGSVTPARSRGWEVKMAQYETLRDEARRLNLARSIVLGKLLGQRLLLQRSVYRGKDIDGTLLKASTDLKGLSRMASMAEDMDYLRGLEGHGAAIYFASWPLLLRPPWSLDGRNRRPPRDPVNAMLSFGYTLLVGVIHNAVIGAGLDPLVGYLHPPFRNRSSLVLDLMEEFRPAVIDRAVISLCNRGDMEPHWFELSPDGVTMTPSARRRLISSVEDRLNTEVTDRGSGITTTFRRHADFQARRWASALKDDEDYRPLVFG
- a CDS encoding sigma 54-interacting transcriptional regulator, whose translation is MAKKKNQVEGGIALPVYLCGGDAIPQDSLEKLLVECQNRCSKSASRRKEMKDNGNIFAVVDNIDDGALAIGTPDAILEAIEESKKSPLLPVIAILEGATWGQSVEKLHGNRGLSLMGIFRQTHLGLTDEEDEDLDELARFQSTLVDLYRKEVRREKGEESLTKAIDWKAKVEEGHGPRFFSLCADPATQGLMDSLKSSLRSLANDKKLGGLSKTRSEVADDPEQRKSLSSLGDILGISGSRLPSILLLGETGTGKSLLARWIAEALFPGQTDGFASMNISAIPSELVDSMLFGAVEGSYTGMKGGEDVPGFFLANAGKVVFLDEIGDMRSDHQTRLLTYMDSGTVRPVGYHGEPIAAPVILVAATNRPLREWVASGKDSFRGDLLHRFDHVVEIPSIRERQADRKLLISLVLQDKEVNPCGVVERISLDAINHLIKKDYPGNFRELRFTIRQAVQKASLEGNKTICLRHCI
- a CDS encoding Cas10/Cmr2 second palm domain-containing protein, whose amino-acid sequence is MWYYVFAAKGLQDFILKGDKLRLMVGGSAIIEDLSVNFFGKLFEGLGLRPGEDYDIISKAAGGVRVLFFHEGDGEEVLKVVPMALSLYASGLDFVQTLLPVEDGLAETMKKAEKVLMNRRGLAFPSLPPAGPLAERCPRSGLPGVGSFSQGGDREPADLSMVLRDRASSGLAHSFMAEKALGADRAKDDTIQLPMDMAEIVRGDKSDVAVVHIDGNGLGAMVIKLFDGLSGEKDDSVAKVYKNFSSAIQSASERSLQIALSPLVEETVEKGGRFYPFRPLVCAGDDVTVILRGADGLDFADRFLCAFEEESAKELGGLNLPDLSEGLTACAGIAYVKSNFPFSQAYELSESLCSYAKDKTNRSCSSLAFWRVTTTMADDFSGIIERELTFGDVVMTMMPYTTGGKTKGQLSPSLASLRALKDSVSAMPRGTLRGILSKVAVGKDRACRDFERIIQVHKDKGDHCKNLLEALKAITGRDGKDSLFSEDNRSPLHDGIDLCSIDKSR